In one window of Eleutherodactylus coqui strain aEleCoq1 chromosome 10, aEleCoq1.hap1, whole genome shotgun sequence DNA:
- the LOC136579729 gene encoding protein Wnt-11b-like, translating to MAIIYYWIFLLCACMGSCGAIHWLGLTVNGSSVAWNESEHCRLLEGLVPDQTQLCKRNLELMQSVVNAAKQTKLTCQLTFSDMRWNCSSIDLAPHFTPDLIKGTRESAFVYALASAAISQTIARACASGELPTCSCGSAPAEVAGPSFRWGGCGDNLRYGLQMGSAFVDAPMKSSKFGSQATKLMNLHNNAVGRQVLMESMETKCKCHGVSGSCSVKTCWKGLQELPLVADELKSKYLAATKVTHRQMGTRKHLVHKELDIRPVRDSELVYLNSSPDYCARNPKLGSYGTQDRLCNKTSLGSDSCNLMCCGRGYNVYTETIVERCQCKYYWCCYVVCKKCERTVERYVCK from the exons ATGGCTATAATTTATTATTGGATATTCCTGCTTTGTGCTTGTATGGGATCTTGTGGCGCCATCCACTGGCT GGGTCTCACAGTAAATGGCAGTTCAGTGGCCTGGAATGAGAGCGAACACTGTAGACTACTAGAAGGACTGGTTCCTGACCAAACACAACTGTGCAAGAGAAACCTGGAACTGATGCAGAGTGTTGTTAATGCAGCAAAACAGACCAAACTGACTTGTCAGCTGACGTTCTCAGACATGCGATGGAATTGTTCCTCAATTGATCTTGCTCCACACTTCACTCCGGACTTGATCAAAG GAACTAGAGAATCTGCCTTTGTGTATGCCTTGGCCTCTGCAGCTATTAGTCAAACCATTGCCAGAGCCTGTGCTTCAGGGGAGCTCCCTACATGCTCTTGTGGTTCTGCCCCAGCTGAAGTTGCTGGACCAAGCTTTCGTTGGGGAGGATGTGGTGACAACCTACGTTATGGCCTTCAAATGGGATCTGCTTTTGTCGATGCCCCAATGAAATCTAGCAAGTTTGGATCACAAGCGACCAAGCTGATGAATCTGCATAACAATGCTGTTGGTAGACAG GTACTAATGGAGTCAATGGAGACAAAGTGCAAGTGCCATGGAGTATCTGGGTCCTGTTCAGTTAAGACCTGTTGGAAGGGTCTCCAGGAATTGCCACTTGTAGCTGATGAGCTGAAATCCAAATACTTGGCTGCAACCAAAGTCACCCATAGACAAATGGGAACACGCAAACATTTAGTTCATAAGGAGTTGGACATCAGGCCAGTTAGAGATTCTGAATTGGTTTATTTAAATAGCTCTCCTGACTATTGTGCCAGAAATCCCAAGCTGGGGTCATATGGAACACAAGACCG ACTTTGCAACAAAACCTCACTGGGCAGTGACAGCTGTAACCTGATGTGTTGTGGTCGTGGGTACAACGTTTATACCGAAACAATTGTGGAGCGTTGCCAGTGCAAATACTACTGGTGCTGTTATGTCGTATGTAAGAAATGTGAGCGGACAGTAGAACGATACGTCTGCAAGTGA